From Quercus lobata isolate SW786 chromosome 11, ValleyOak3.0 Primary Assembly, whole genome shotgun sequence:
AAATGCTCAGCCAATAAACCTTAACTCCAAGGACATGTATGCCTTAAGTTTAAGGCAATACTACAGACATACTCATTTTTTCACATGGGTGTGaattgatttgtatttttatatttttaaatgattaataaataatttaatggtttaaataattaataaaaattattttttttatgtttaaaatttaaaagatagtcgttttaacttttaagaatTATATTTGCGCTTTTAAAAAGGTAATGGATAGAAGGATTAGATTCATTAGAATGATAGCGTTATTAAGATTAATGAACGTCTAAAATGTCAAAACTTAAACATAAGGGTTTAAATGACAATTCATCAAGTTTAAAGATGTAAATTGTATTTtcaccaaaaatattatttgaaaataagaagtgatttttttcccttcttaatttcttttgtttgatgAATCAAAATGATTACCGACTAATCAGACTTGATTGGTTTTGgcctaaagaataaaaacacCAAAGCACAATATGATTAGAGATAAGCATATAACCCCATTAATTGTTCTAAGATCACAACTGTAAGTGGTTTTCTATTACATTCACATGGaattaccaatttttttccaCCAGACACAATCAACTAGATCataattggggaaaaaaaaatttgtgtccaCATATTTTCTCTAACCTTATTTCAAGTTTTTAGTCCCATGAGTAGCCTTGTCATCAACCCAACTTGCCACGCCGTTGTTGGGGCTCAAAACTACCAATTGAATCCGACAATCAAAAGGTCTTGATTCCAACCAAAAAGGAATGGATTTCAAAACTGTATTTAACAGACCGTAAGAGAATATACAGGCATACAGCCCCATTTCAGATTAGTCTTGCAAAAGGTCCATTCCAAGGCTAGGCCTACGGCCCCTACTAAAAAACCCTTCACCCCTTTTATAAAAAGGTCTCACTCCCTATTTCATATAAAGGCCCAAGTTTTATGATAgtctttttaataataataataataataataataataaaataataatggttATACACTATATTTCCTACCTCTAATAAGGCCTTCAAAATATTGTGGGTTTCAATTAACTCAAATGATAAAGTttcttattatcaaataaaaaatctagggCTTAATCCTCTCttacacaaaaaatcaattagtgtctttgtctgataataaagaacaatcatCAAGAGCAGATGgtataagttgaaactttatCTAAAATAATTTCTTCTAAAAGAAGGTCTCCAAAATATTAAACTAATAGAAACTCAACCCAATTTAAACCCCTGATTATTGGAAAAACAGATATATACATGTGTAAAAGCATCAAGGATGATTAATTTTTCCTAACAGCttgagactttaatttttgtaaatgaatattttacatGTTAGATTGTCAACATTAACCACAAAATCTCTTACATAGCCCTACaccaaacaatttttatttatcttataacaccaaaaccaaaaccaaaaccaaaattgaaaattagattaaaatattattttaccatGCATTGCATTATATTCATCATAAAGTAAACCCCCttttatgaaaattaataatttattttgttaaattttatgcatatttgacTCTccatatgaaattaacattggTTCAGTTAGATATTTTATCATGTTATATATTCAATTTGTCAAattaaacttgattttgaaaataaatttatttattaatatttaaaaataaataaaatgtccCACTTTAACTTATTGCTTTGGACCCAAATTGAATCGGCCTACAACAACATATTCTATTGGGCCTAAGTTATCCGCATTACGGTGACCCATATGATTACTACTACGTTTGCTATGTAAACAATTTTTAAGCATTACTGTACTGCATTGTTTTATttagtataatatatattaattacatTATATTCAAGTCCAAAAATTAGAAAAGGGTCCACAGGTccagaatttaaaaaaataatgacgtGTCAATGatttaattgatgatttaaatatatgatataatttaaattcaattaaatatatatatatatatatattaaaataataatatggaAAATTGTGAGGTTTTAAAAGTTTATGTAGCATAATATTATGAAGTCAATCCCTTCAtctgtaatctatatatataataataggtgaaactgagagagactcaaattagaatttcaaattaaagtttcaattttgcgccatgtatcctaaattttttattcttaaagagttttatttcttaattttagaattaaatgtggaaccacatcataaatattaatccaagtgagttattaagtacaaaaaccaaagagtttataataaatgaatcgtaaaaaaaaaaaaatatatatatatatatatatagatatattaaaaagtgtttcacaataattttaaaaaaaaaatatatatatatatatatatggacaaatttacattttattcccaataatatccttacaaaattttttaaagagttaacaaaatataaaaatgactacaaatagtatttaaattatatatataagaattatattatgcatcttattatatatctttaagtgtatcaaTGTATTTATATAGTAttacaagctagtatatataaaaagattttCCTCTTTTAACAGGACTTTtatatggttcaaaaatacttttattaatgaaaggtaacttcatttagaaataaggtcataaatgtcaaataacaaattttattttgaattcaaaaagagaattcttaaaatttaggattttttttccttcatgttCAAAAGAGAAATTACAATTATTGcttatctctaaaatttatcatttttatttgtttgaaaaaaaaatatttctaaattattgtaaacacaaaattttcactaagtttgaaaatcaaacaaattgaaaaatgtGTCACAAATAGATTTTTGTATTAATCAAGTAGTGAGTACAAActctgtttcaatttttttacaaaaagtgCTCCTCTTGTTCTATCTTCTTTGTGGTCTtgacttgaagaaaaaaatttcttgattttggtTGGAAGATGGATCGAACGGTcttcacaacaaatctctagTTTTGAGCTTATTAGAGGTTTgttgttcttcaagttcttcaagtCTTTCGAACATTCTTTAAGTTCTTTGAAGATTTTTGAGACAGAATTTCTCCAAAACTTGGGCTTCTTGAAAACTTGGTGTTGAAAATGAGAGGAGACGTTTTTCTATTTATAATGGTTTTAGGGGATAAACTCTACTTTAAATTGATATGCTTGAAGAGATGTAGTAGACTTTGATTGGCCCAAATTTTgtttaaagataattatctctatttatttattttgataaagatcatattttgataaagataataatcaaaaaagataaatgattatctctattttatctatttattttaataaagataattatctatcaattttgaatagaaaatttatttttattttatttattttaataaagataattatccatCAATATTAAATAGGAAATTTATTTATCTTGTGGGACCAATGACGCGTGTCAAATTTCAATATGCCAAAGTAACAccaatttggatgacacatgtcattatttgatttaattaatttaatgaatttgtcactaaattttgatgtggcatttttaaattTGCTTAAAATTTTGTCTCCTacaattataatagatgcaaattattaacaaagtccaaaaaaatagaaagagactagtattatatatatatatatatatatatatatattcaattaagTATGTAATAGTATTCAAccaaactaactaaataaatcaaattaatatatttataacatccacagtaaattaattaaattcaaaagtaatAATACATTGTCATTTAATCTTTATTTacagtacataaaagaaaattgcaaattaaAAGTGAAGTGTCAAGTGtgatattcaaattttgaagagagagagagagacagagagagacatAGAGTAAAAAAATCATGGATAGGGTAActctataaattatttttagggttgtcactaaaaaaattaaattatacaaaatctataAAAGAAACAGCTTAAATATATTAAcatcacaacaaaaaaaaaaaaaaaaaaaagcacgcAAATAcatatgaaatattaaaatttttcgtACTAGCAAAGAGggaaaaaattactaataggagataaagtgaaaattgaaaatgctgatatgagaataataaagtgattacaacaaatttataacaaatcttatacaacaagttgttattggtgggtaaaacaTGTCAATATTGAGCTCAAATTAGAATTATAATAGCTTATCACATAAgatatattgtgaaaatattatggatgtagcattactcttatttttgttaaattcaaattcttatgATTCTTGGGTCAtagtgtttaaatttttattaggtggttaaaataagttaatttagtatataatatcttttttgtaagtaaataaatacattttttaagTTAGGGTGGTTACAGAACAAATTAGTTTAAACGAGGGTGATCCTGTGACCACCCTCACATACAAGTAGAGTTGTCACTGCATGgatatgtcattttttttaagctcaAGTAAATAACCCAATTATTTTGTATTGAAAAAAGCATAGCAACTTGTTGGATTCAagtcaaaatataaattgtaaaaaaacttaattaattaattaatttttttttaaggaaaaactcAATTTAAACCACATGTTTATGTATTGTCCAGATTCATATGATATGAAAAGATTCAAATCAAACTTATCTGTGTATTATATGAATAATGAACATGATCAATATGGTACCTTTTTGGTTCAATATTCTAAATGAATTCTATTATACGTATTGCTTATTGTATGAGACTACAACCCTAAGAACTATGACTAATTAGGCATTTACTTCTTATATAGAAGATGCAGATATGATATTCCAACACTGTGATAAGCATAATCCATCTTGTAACGCCTAAAACTTGTGCTGCAATGCTGGATGTTGTTCCTATATTTCTTGAAAACACCACATCAACTCCTAACTCTGTTGATTCCTCTTACTCCTACTGAACCCAAGTTGCCAAGACTTAATCcgttaattttattattaaaaaattcctCTAGAGGTGGATCGATCCCATCTaataagaatgaaaataaaacccTAATATCATAGAGAATAATACAGCAAGTATAAACCTTGAAAACACCTTTACAAGCCTCTTGTAGTTcttcctacctctccatttacACTACCAAACACAAGATCACTGCATGTGTTGTTGGAATTCTCTTTAAAACCACAAGGATCATTATAAATCTTCAAGAAGCCTTGAAGTAACCAAAGGTTTAGTTTACCAATTGAGTGATTGACTTGTGACATCAAAAAactgtgaagactcaaggcaggAGGAGTCTGCAGTTGCAAGCAGATACAATGTCTCATGACTTGTACGGGAAGTCTAGTAATTAGTGTAGTTTTTTTATTGCAAAATTCTTCATAATGGATTTGATAAGTTAGGTAGTAAACCAGAGTAACCCTCATCGCTATATGTGTGAGTTGTTcgcttgttaattttttttaatgcttgtATATCCATGATTTATATTTATCTTGAAATTGATCAACTAATTACCTGGACttaataattgaataattattaaaattaatagttaGCCGATTTCATTCAAGGTCTAAACAGTGTTTCTCAAATTATTTCCCTAGCTCCATTTCTTCGGAAGGGAATCATTAATTCAAACATTATATGGATTTAGCCCTATCAAGGATTAGGGCTGCATTAAAGGGGTTGCCTTCCATGACTAACCTAAATCCTGATGTATGAATAATGTGCGATATGCTTACCGAGTAGAGCTTCAATTACTACTCACATTATGGATTTTTTTCCTAAATGAGAAAAGGTTAAGAGGAGGGATAACCAGTCATAGCTCCCCTATCTAAACGTTACTATAGCATATCCACCAAGCAAATAATGTATAAGAGGCCTGGACAAGGAAGGGAGGTCGCAGGCACTCCCTTCAGTCATAACTTGACCTTACTCAGTAATTGATCACCATGATCGAACATAAGCTCATGCTATTCTTGTATATAGGATTTCATTAGTTTCATTACAAGCAAGCTCCAAATCCAAATGGTTTCACCATGAAAGTATATGCACGGATCCAAGGCACCATTGCCATTTTAAGTATCATATGAAAGAGTTAGATATCTGGGGCCTATTtggtattgttgtttaaacaacagtttttgttgtttaaacaataatacacgtatttctacaacactttttcactcatacGTATTTCAACAGCACTTAAATAATGTTACTACCAAACGGATCCTAATAAGTTTGTCATTAAGGTTCTTTGTACTTTAGATTAACCTATCTTCTATATGGTTCCCAGCTTGTTACCCTTCCCAGTAGCCTTTTATTGATCGATTTCGATGGACATAATCAGATCATTTCTACCATTTTCCCTGCCACCACTCTCATGATCATTGGAAAACTCCCAATTGTGCCTAATCGTAGGTACTTCACCTCAGTGGATTATAACAACTTACTTTAGAGCAATAGGTCAAATTATtcgtaaaatatatatatatatatatatataaattattaaaaaaaaaaaaagaacaaatgtGCTAATTAGAAACCGATCAAGATATTGAAAGGTTAATTTTATTAGAGTTTACAATCTCAactaaccaaaaagaaaaaaaaagcactttATATCtcaactaaccaaaaaaaaaaaaaaaaaagcacttatAAATTTAAACAGCAAATATTGTTTCACATTTGTTCTTGTAGATTCAATTCGCATGCCCATAATTTTACACAAGatgtacaattttttgtttttgttttttcgaTATTCACATttaaaatgtgataaaaatcATGTGTACGGACGATATAAATCAATGCcctaatttataatatttatttagtttctacaattaattaaattttaaatgattttatctataaaaaagTAATTCTATATTTATGAACGGTCTTTTCACAACACATTTGAAAAGTCTGAGGCTTACTAGTAGGTTCTCcttgtttttaaaattcaaactaaacaaaaaggaaaaatctaatcGAAGTAGAATTATCAAAACCACTCATTGGTCGAAATATTATAAACtacaattaataatattttattactgTGTGAATCTGTAAACAACTAAACACTCATAACACTcaaaataaagaacataaatATACCAGAGTAATTCTTTGATACTCTGgatcataaaaaataatgccCTCTCCTCTCACATTTGTAGTAGAGTTTACTCATTAAATATATGTTATAGTCTACTACAAATGTAAGAGGAATGAGCATAATTTCTCGTATTCCAAAAGtatttaaagaattttctaatatgaaaaatacttttaaattaaACATACAACACCCTAAACACATTGCCTTGAAACAGACTGAGGCTAAATcagtttccttctttctttaaCATCTCCAGAAACCTCAGAAAAACCCATGTCCATATCCATGATTATATGTGTGGGGCATCGCATTGCCACTGAACCCAACATTCTTTGTGTCATAAGGGATTGTGGTATCAAAGGGAATAACCACATGGTCGGAGTTCCCAGCTCCAAAAAACTGAGGAGGATTTGAATTCTGGATCAAAAGCCTGTCAGCCTGCTTAGCCACGTTCTTTTTCAGCTCCTCCAAAGACCCCTTCAACTGCTCAAGCTGTTGCAGCCCTAGCCCTTCAATAGGTGCCTCCCACCAGTGCTCAGCCTGGCCGGCTTTGCGCATGCGGTTCAGAGCCTCGCCACGCTTCTTCTCAGCCTCCAGCTGGTTTGTGAGCTGAGTGAGCTGCACATTGTGCTCCCGAACGCTGGCGTTCCGGTGTGCTTCAATAAGCTGGAGAGTGCCGGAGTTTTGGGGAGGGTTTCGGGTGAGAAACCGATCAATGATAGTCTCCACACAGGGGTGGCCAAAAGAGAAGACCTTCTTACCTGGTGAGAAGACAATGATGCCAATCTCAGCACCACATAGGGTGCAAAGCTCGCTGGCCTTCTTAAAGAGTCCAGACCGGCGTTTTGAGAAAGTCACTTGGAGATTGCTGTCATTAGGCATCTTCACCATCTCGATCTTTTGCCGGCCCTTGCTCTTTCTCATCGTGTTTGAAGGAAGGAAATACAAGAACCTTATTAATGAGGAGAGaataaagaagagagagagagagagagagatggagagtTATTTGGTGATGTATAATGTGTAAGACTACACTAGGTCTAGAGAGAGGTGTGGATTTATATGGTTCCTAAGTAGAGATTAAACTATTAGAGCtgtccaaaatttttatttttttaatttaattattattttttagagaaagaGCTGTCCAAAATTAACATTACTACTGTTTTTGGAGTATTTGAAATCTCTTGACTGAGTATATATGGCAAAAATTGGCTGTATAATCAACCAAAGATACTACTCTTATCTCACAATACTTACTCTACACTTGTTATAACCGACAATTCGTACACAAGCAATTCGATATAGAATAATTATTCAGTACTCCAAAAATATAACAACATGTATAATACTTCCTTTTTATCATATAATAGAAAATCtcactatataattaaatttatagtatgCTTGACTATAAGATGGGAGAGTATCAAGTCGTAGTACTCCAGAAGTAtctaattattttcttttgatatatTCTCCTACCTTTAGGGTGTAATAATGCAATTGCGTAGAATTGGCGCGTGCAAATAAttagttttgagatgagattTTAGTAATAGTTGTTATTCAATGCCCGCTATTCGTACATTTGGACCATTATAGTTGGCTCAATGGCTAACTTACAGCGTTTATTTTCATTATAGTGAGAAAATGAGTTAAAACATGCATTGACAGGATGATTTATGTGGAAAATCCGGAGGATAAGGGTGAAAAACCACAGTTGGAGCACAGGAAATGCTCTGTTCAGGTACTGTGTATTTcaaaaagaatgaaatacaaaatattCTCCTCTGTCGTTCTCTTCCTCTCCAGATACTTGAAAGGTAGAAACATgcatattttgtaaatttatgaCAACCTATCAATTAAAGGAAAATACTTTAGAGGACAAAAAAACATAGTATCTAGGGCCATGTTAGTGAAAATGCTAGTTAAACTCTATTTATGATCTACTTTTCTTATTCTAACTTAGATAGTACCGAGAATATATTACACAACAAAAAACTTTCATATGCATCAGGCGCATGAGATACCGTCTCATTATGTATTACACAACGAAAAACTTTCATATGCGTCAGGCGCATGAGATACCGTCTCATTAGCCAACATATTTGCATTCCTTCCAAGTTGCATTTTCCAAATACTACTACATCTATACGTAAATCTTGCTTGCAAAAGTTTCCGGGGGAGAAGTTAAAGAAAATGAGTTAATTAATAGGAATTTCAGAAATGGAAGGCAGAAAGAGACTCAATAAAATTCATTACTATAGAATTTAAAcaagaaaaatcattaagatAGTTGGCATTGTGAAATAATCATATCTAGTAAGAATCCAACAAGATGGAAGGATTAATGTCCAATTTAaacatttcaaatttcaagtttatctgcacgtttaaaaaaaaattgtactgcTTCATTTATATTCTGTCAGTGGCGCTAATTTATAGATATTAGAAATCTTTAATTATCCTtgttggaaaaattaaaaagatctTATCTTGAGTTTGTATAATTATATtgcgtatatatatatatatatatatatatatattcttcttatcagttttaaattatgatattaagAATGTTAAACTCTATCCATGGGCTTGGATATTATCCTTGTTGAAAGAACTAAAAACAGCTTACCTTGCTCATTTATCTTCCATAAAAGGGGCTAGGCTTCCAAATAATTGTTTATAATATAATGTAACTTGTTTGGCTTGCAAATACCATGGGCTTGATAGTATTCTTGTTGAAagaactaaaaagtaaaaacagcTTACCTTGTTCATTTATCTTCCATAAAAAAGTCTAGGCTTCCAAGTAATTGTTTATAATGTAACTCATCTGGCTTGCAAATACCACGGGCTTAATATTatccttgtttttgtttttttaatacaagatataaattctactctaaaataatctaaatatatGAAGCTCTTTTCTGAAAACTTGTAATACCTAAATTTGTGTTATGTAATTAAAAagagtattaataaaataaatgcatttatttttatgcattaaTTATTTGTGTGGTGCACTAATTATTTTATGTCAActaaatttttaagtttaaggTTCTTTCTCTAAGATTTACTATaattaattgaattgaattatGGCCTTCTTGCTCAAATTCATTTGTTTTAGCAAGAATTGAAACAAGGTCTAACATAAgccaaaattaatttaataacacACAATcaagattataaaaaatgttaacaataataatggagCACTTAAGTTAGTgaaaataattcaatatttgTCGATTCACTCAGAGTAGATTCATATTCTTAATTATATTAGTTTTGACCGTTTGCATTTCCTCACTTTTGTGTCTTCCTCCATAGCTTCAAAGTAAACATGAACATACACCAATGCACAAGTTCATAATGACAATGGATGATGATGGAGCTCACCTAATTTTAGGGATTTTGATCCCAATTTCCGATTTTCCCCCTTGCACATGAGGTCTTAATTAAACtagtttttatgttaatttattCCATGTCAGTGGTACATGTGGCATTTGAGTtggcataaaaaattattttttattttaactattaGTCACATCAGCATTTTCAATACATCATTTTACAGTAAGaactattttgacacaatatcaAAAATCAATGACTAAATTAGcctaataataacaaatatagCTGTTGGCTAGCAAGGGATGTAACAACCCAATGTCAATCAAAGTTTTAGCAAAGTAACAAATagtaacaacaaaaaatataccactcaattagttaaattatgcctcctttatcttttcctttttcaaatcAAACAATTGGATTTGATCTCATGGTATGAACATCATGAGCTCATGGTTAATACCATTACATCATTCAAGCATTGTTTGCGTAGCACATAAGGCCATATATGCAAGGAAATGCTGATTTCTGTGTCACAGattcacacacaaaaacacagaCACCTCTAGATGATGTTCAGTGGCATGTCAAGTGAATGATATCTTCTTATTGTTGTATTTCCATGGCCATTATACAAAGTCTGCAAGCAAATTGAATGCTATAGCAAAAAGACAGTACGAAAGTAGAATAATAACCTTTGATGCTTGTTTTAACCCTGCCTAACCACAATATTGATATATTACGTCCTTAAATATATGGTAACCGTTCCCTCACATACTAAACTGGGTGCCAAAAGAACTAGCAAAAGATCCCAGAGCAATACATATGAGGGAATATCAATGagcaaattcaaataaataattagtgtAGATGAACAATTGAACAACAAGACACTACTGAGTTTAAAATGATAGATCTTTCAACTGCTGAGTATCGACCTCTGATGGTGCACGAGTAAGGGCACACTGCAGTTGTTGTCTTTGGGAAAGCTATAACATCCC
This genomic window contains:
- the LOC115966679 gene encoding agamous-like MADS-box protein AGL62, which translates into the protein MRKSKGRQKIEMVKMPNDSNLQVTFSKRRSGLFKKASELCTLCGAEIGIIVFSPGKKVFSFGHPCVETIIDRFLTRNPPQNSGTLQLIEAHRNASVREHNVQLTQLTNQLEAEKKRGEALNRMRKAGQAEHWWEAPIEGLGLQQLEQLKGSLEELKKNVAKQADRLLIQNSNPPQFFGAGNSDHVVIPFDTTIPYDTKNVGFSGNAMPHTYNHGYGHGFF